The proteins below come from a single Sorghum bicolor cultivar BTx623 chromosome 4, Sorghum_bicolor_NCBIv3, whole genome shotgun sequence genomic window:
- the LOC8075182 gene encoding uncharacterized protein LOC8075182, which translates to MLSGHAVTLSERSASGTRLIEDVAREAGDEEEEADAAARVVYRASFQELMPNYLQYDTIIWALISLLLVLAWGIGLLLLLYLPYKRYVLKRDILSRQLFVTENKIVYKVTRPSYWPFMGTVKKEIKVPLHLILDVIIEQGCLQSAYSLYTFRIESIAHGKPAPVDELQFHCVHNPDFLRKVIIREASRSIREVQSWKTTLYSEEGPSHVTSGLHSPSAKVKDSPIHAALYSKGKLPDNIVLHKIEELSRSVKNLESLLVGSQRRE; encoded by the exons ATGCTGAGTGGCCACGCCGTGACACTGAGCGAGAGGAGCGCCTCCGGTACGCGCTTGATCGAGGATGTAGCGCGCGAGGCAGGAGATGAAGAGGAGGAGGCGGACGCCGCCGCGAGGGTTGTGTACCGGGCCTCGTTCCAAGAGCTGATGCCCAACTACCTTCAGTACGACACCATCATCTGGGCACTCATATCCCTGCTGCTTGTCCTGGCGTGGGGGATCGGGCTGCTCCTGCTTCTCTACCTCCCGTACAAGAGATACGTGCTGAAGAGGGACATCCTGTCCCGCCAACTCTTTGTCACCGAGAATAAGATAGTCTACAAG GTGACTAGGCCTTCGTACTGGCCATTCATGGGGACAGTTaagaaagagattaaagtacctctccatttgattcttgatgttaTAATTGAGCAAG GCTGTCTACAATCTGCTTACAGCTTATACACATTTAGAATAGAAAGCATAGCCCATGGGAAGCCTGCTCCAGTGGATGAACTGCAATTTCATTGTGTCCATAATCCAGATTTTCTAAGAAAG GTTATAATCAGAGAAGCTTCCAGGAGTATCAGAGAAGTCCAAAGTTGGAAAACTACATTGTACTCTGAGGAAGGCCCTTCTCATGTAACTAGTGGATTACACTCACCTAGTGCAAAG GTCAAAGATTCCCCAATCCACGCTGCCCTTTATTCTAAGGGTAAACTTCCTGACAATATAGTGCTCCATAAGATTGAAGAACTTAGTCGATCAGTGAAG AATCTTGAGTCTCTACTCGTAGGATCACAAAGAAGAGAATGA
- the LOC8078898 gene encoding salutaridine reductase, which translates to MATRVAVVTGGNRGIGLEICRQLASNGVLVVLTARDAKKGSQAVEELQSSGLSGVIFHRLDVADRSSITQLAEFVKARFGKLDILVNNAAVGGTTIDPERLKQLQKQDPKANVLYLPWLQEDVRTFVDGYIGSLHQNYELAKECLEINFNGTKDVTDCLIPLLLLSKSGRVVNVSSQVAQLKFMSNEGVIKVLSDIDNLSEAKLDEVMSVFLADFKDGILAARGWLPVVSAYAVSKTLVNAHSRLLARRHPSLAVCCVNPGFVRTGMNYGMGLVSAEEGATAPVALALRDEPADSGLNFELLDVCEF; encoded by the exons ATGGCAACCAG GGTTGCAGTGGTCACCGGAGGGAACAGAGGAATCGGGCTGGAGATCTGCAGGCAGCTCGCGAGCAATGGCGTCCTCGTCGTCCTGACAGCCAGAGACGCGAAGAAGGGCTCGCAGGCCGTGGAGGAGCTGCAGAGCTCCGGCCTCTCCGGCGTGATTTTCCATCGGTTGGACGTCGCTGACCGGTCGAGCATCACGCAGCTCGCGGAGTTCGTCAAGGCCAGGTTCGGCAAGCTCGACATCTTG GTGAACAATGCAGCCGTTGGTGGAACAACAATCGATCCTGAGAGGTTAAAACAGCTCCAAAAGCAGGATCCTAAGGCAA ATGTACTGTATTTACCATGGCTGCAGGAAGATGTAAGAACTTTTGTGGATGGTTACATTGGAAGTCTGCATCAAAATTATGAGCTAGCCAAGGAGTGTCTGGAAATAAACTTCAACGGCACAAAGGACGTTACAGATTGCCTGATCCCCCTCCTCCTGCTGTCCAAATCAGGAAGGGTTGTGAATGTTTCTTCACAAGTTGCACAGCTCAAG TTCATGTCAAACGAAGGAGTCATAAAGGTGCTAAGCGACATCGACAACCTCTCAGAGGCGAAGCTCGATGAGGTGATGAGCGTTTTCCTGGCAGATTTCAAGGACGGTATCCTAGCGGCTCGTGGGTGGCTCCCCGTGGTGTCGGCCTACGCGGTGTCCAAGACGCTGGTGAACGCGCACTCCAGGCTGCTGGCAAGGAGGCACCCGTCGCTGGCGGTGTGCTGCGTCAACCCGGGCTTCGTGAGGACCGGCATGAACTACGGCATGGGCCTTGTCTCCGCCGAGGAAGGCGCCACGGCGCCCGTCGCGCTCGCGCTGCGGGACGAGCCCGCCGACTCCGGACTCAACTTTGAGCTGTTGGACGTCTGCGAGTTCTGA
- the LOC8078899 gene encoding L-type lectin-domain containing receptor kinase IV.1 isoform X2: MHVNLSKTLDARAMGQTDRKPIIMRHIPWLLFLTLHRLRLAATAAVDQFTFDGFAGKNVTLDGTAAVTPNGLLMLTNGTTLLKGHAFYPSPLRFGRHDDASSGGGAVRSFSAAYVFGIVSEYADLSSPGLAFVVAKSTDFSTALQSQYMGLANALNNGNATNHFLAVELDTIVNAEFGDMSNNHVGVNVNGLVSVVADNAGYYEDGTGAFRNMSLLNRTAAQVWVDFDARTSLVNVTMAPLELPKPRKPLLSTAVNLSAIIEGPEAYVGFSSSTGVVASRHYVLAWSFRMDGPAPPLNLSKLPALPVTIPKPDPWKILKIVLPIASAAFVSALAVVVLLIRRRRHKYAELREEWEVMFGPHRFSYKDLFHATKGFCDEHLLGIGGFGRVYRGVLPVSRTEVAVKKVSHESRQGMKEFVAEVVTIGQLRHRNLVQLLGYCRRKGELLLVYDYMPSGSLDKFLHSENSLVLSWNQRLRIITGVASSILYLHEDWEQVVLHRDIKASNVLLDAEMNARLGDFGLARLYDHGTDPHTTHVVGTMGYLAPEIGHTGRASKASDVFAFGVFVLEVSCGRRPVAQDEHGDHRLLLDWVLQHWRHGTITDAVDPRLHGDFAVEEANRVLKLSLLCSHPLPGSDAKPGVEVALFVICRSWQYL, from the exons ATGCATGTTAACCTCAGCAAAACACTCGATGCTAGAGCCATGGGGCAGACCGATCGCAAGCCAATAATCATGCGCCACATTCCATGGCTTCTCTTCTTGACACTCCATCGCCTTCGcctggcggcgacggcggcggttgACCAATTTACCTTCGACGGCTTCGCCGGCAAGAACGTCACGCTCGACGGCACGGCCGCAGTCACCCCGAACGGCCTCCTCATGCTGACCAACGGCACGACGCTGCTCAAGGGCCACGCCTTCTACCCTTCCCCTCTGCGGTTCGGCCGCCACGACGACGCgtcgagcggcggcggcgccgtgcGGTCCTTCTCGGCGGCCTACGTGTTCGGCATCGTCAGCGAGTACGCCGACCTCAGCAGCCCCGGGCTGGCCTTCGTCGTGGCCAAGAGCACCGACTTCTCGACGGCGCTGCAGAGCCAGTACATGGGCCTGGCCAACGCGCTCAACAACGGCAACGCCACCAACCACTTCCTGGCCGTCGAGCTGGACACCATCGTCAACGCCGAGTTCGGGGACATGAGCAACAACCACGTCGGCGTCAACGTGAACGGCCTCGTGTCCGTGGTCGCCGACAACGCGGGCTACTACGAGGACGGCACCGGCGCGTTCCGGAACATGAGCCTGCTGAACCGCACGGCGGCGCAGGTGTGGGTGGACTTCGACGCGCGCACCTCGCTGGTCAACGTCACCATGGCTCCCCTCGAGCTGCCCAAGCCCAGGAAACCGCTGCTCTCCACCGCAGTGAACCTCTCGGCGATCATCGAGGGGCCAGAAGCCTACGTTGGCTTCTCGTCGTCCACCGGCGTCGTCGCCAGCCGCCACTATGTGCTAGCATGGAGCTTCAGGATGGACGGGCCAGCTCCGCCGCTGAACTTATCGAAGCTGCCAGCCTTGCCGGTGACGATCCCCAAACCTGATCCGTGGAAGATACTCAAGATAGTGTTACCGATAGCATCAGCGGCATTCGTGTCGGCACTGGCTGTCGTCGTCCTTCTGATCCGCCGGCGTCGGCACAAGTACGCGGAGCTTAGAGAGGAATGGGAGGTCATGTTTGGGCCACACCGATTCTCGTACAAGGATCTGTTCCATGCCACCAAAGGTTTCTGTGACGAACACCTGCTTGGCATCGGCGGATTCGGGAGGGTCTACAGGGGAGTGCTACCCGTGTCCAGGACAGAGGTTGCAGTGAAGAAGGTGTCACACGAGTCTAGGCAGGGAATGAAGGAGTTCGTCGCGGAGGTGGTCACCATTGGCCAACTCCGGCACCGGAACCTTGTCCAGCTGCTTGGCTACTGCCGGCGCAAGGGTGAGCTGCTGCTAGTCTACGACTACATGCCAAGCGGTAGCCTCGACAAGTTCTTGCACAGTGAAAACAGTCTTGTTTTGAGCTGGAACCAGAGGCTACGAATCATCACAGGCGTCGCATCCAGCATTCTATACCTCCATGAGGATTGGGAGCAAGTCGTCTTGCACCGAGACATCAAGGCCAGCAACGTGCTCCTCGACGCCGAGATGAACGCAAGGCTTGGCGACTTTGGCCTGGCGAGACTGTATGACCATGGCACCGACCCACACACCACGCACGTGGTTGGAACGATGGGGTACCTCGCCCCGGAGATTGGGCACACCGGCAGGGCATCCAAGGCGTCCGACGTGTTCGCCTTCGGCGTGTTCGTGCTAGAGGTCAGCTGCGGCCGGCGGCCAGTCGCGCAAGATGAGCACGGCGACCACCGCCTGCTGCTGGACTGGGTGCTCCAGCACTGGCGACACGGGACGATCACCGACGCCGTTGACCCTCGCCTCCACGGTGACTTCGCTGTCGAAGAGGCGAACCGGGTGCTGAAGCTGAGCTTGCTGTGCTCGCACCCGTTGCCCG GCTCTGATGCAAAACCAGGCGTTGAAGTCGCACTCTTCGTCATCTGCCGTAGCTGGCAATATCTCTGA
- the LOC8078899 gene encoding L-type lectin-domain containing receptor kinase IV.1 isoform X1 yields MHVNLSKTLDARAMGQTDRKPIIMRHIPWLLFLTLHRLRLAATAAVDQFTFDGFAGKNVTLDGTAAVTPNGLLMLTNGTTLLKGHAFYPSPLRFGRHDDASSGGGAVRSFSAAYVFGIVSEYADLSSPGLAFVVAKSTDFSTALQSQYMGLANALNNGNATNHFLAVELDTIVNAEFGDMSNNHVGVNVNGLVSVVADNAGYYEDGTGAFRNMSLLNRTAAQVWVDFDARTSLVNVTMAPLELPKPRKPLLSTAVNLSAIIEGPEAYVGFSSSTGVVASRHYVLAWSFRMDGPAPPLNLSKLPALPVTIPKPDPWKILKIVLPIASAAFVSALAVVVLLIRRRRHKYAELREEWEVMFGPHRFSYKDLFHATKGFCDEHLLGIGGFGRVYRGVLPVSRTEVAVKKVSHESRQGMKEFVAEVVTIGQLRHRNLVQLLGYCRRKGELLLVYDYMPSGSLDKFLHSENSLVLSWNQRLRIITGVASSILYLHEDWEQVVLHRDIKASNVLLDAEMNARLGDFGLARLYDHGTDPHTTHVVGTMGYLAPEIGHTGRASKASDVFAFGVFVLEVSCGRRPVAQDEHGDHRLLLDWVLQHWRHGTITDAVDPRLHGDFAVEEANRVLKLSLLCSHPLPGARPGIRQIVQFLDGSMPLPELSETHLLSFDLQALMQNQALKSHSSSSAVAGNISDIPAPR; encoded by the coding sequence ATGCATGTTAACCTCAGCAAAACACTCGATGCTAGAGCCATGGGGCAGACCGATCGCAAGCCAATAATCATGCGCCACATTCCATGGCTTCTCTTCTTGACACTCCATCGCCTTCGcctggcggcgacggcggcggttgACCAATTTACCTTCGACGGCTTCGCCGGCAAGAACGTCACGCTCGACGGCACGGCCGCAGTCACCCCGAACGGCCTCCTCATGCTGACCAACGGCACGACGCTGCTCAAGGGCCACGCCTTCTACCCTTCCCCTCTGCGGTTCGGCCGCCACGACGACGCgtcgagcggcggcggcgccgtgcGGTCCTTCTCGGCGGCCTACGTGTTCGGCATCGTCAGCGAGTACGCCGACCTCAGCAGCCCCGGGCTGGCCTTCGTCGTGGCCAAGAGCACCGACTTCTCGACGGCGCTGCAGAGCCAGTACATGGGCCTGGCCAACGCGCTCAACAACGGCAACGCCACCAACCACTTCCTGGCCGTCGAGCTGGACACCATCGTCAACGCCGAGTTCGGGGACATGAGCAACAACCACGTCGGCGTCAACGTGAACGGCCTCGTGTCCGTGGTCGCCGACAACGCGGGCTACTACGAGGACGGCACCGGCGCGTTCCGGAACATGAGCCTGCTGAACCGCACGGCGGCGCAGGTGTGGGTGGACTTCGACGCGCGCACCTCGCTGGTCAACGTCACCATGGCTCCCCTCGAGCTGCCCAAGCCCAGGAAACCGCTGCTCTCCACCGCAGTGAACCTCTCGGCGATCATCGAGGGGCCAGAAGCCTACGTTGGCTTCTCGTCGTCCACCGGCGTCGTCGCCAGCCGCCACTATGTGCTAGCATGGAGCTTCAGGATGGACGGGCCAGCTCCGCCGCTGAACTTATCGAAGCTGCCAGCCTTGCCGGTGACGATCCCCAAACCTGATCCGTGGAAGATACTCAAGATAGTGTTACCGATAGCATCAGCGGCATTCGTGTCGGCACTGGCTGTCGTCGTCCTTCTGATCCGCCGGCGTCGGCACAAGTACGCGGAGCTTAGAGAGGAATGGGAGGTCATGTTTGGGCCACACCGATTCTCGTACAAGGATCTGTTCCATGCCACCAAAGGTTTCTGTGACGAACACCTGCTTGGCATCGGCGGATTCGGGAGGGTCTACAGGGGAGTGCTACCCGTGTCCAGGACAGAGGTTGCAGTGAAGAAGGTGTCACACGAGTCTAGGCAGGGAATGAAGGAGTTCGTCGCGGAGGTGGTCACCATTGGCCAACTCCGGCACCGGAACCTTGTCCAGCTGCTTGGCTACTGCCGGCGCAAGGGTGAGCTGCTGCTAGTCTACGACTACATGCCAAGCGGTAGCCTCGACAAGTTCTTGCACAGTGAAAACAGTCTTGTTTTGAGCTGGAACCAGAGGCTACGAATCATCACAGGCGTCGCATCCAGCATTCTATACCTCCATGAGGATTGGGAGCAAGTCGTCTTGCACCGAGACATCAAGGCCAGCAACGTGCTCCTCGACGCCGAGATGAACGCAAGGCTTGGCGACTTTGGCCTGGCGAGACTGTATGACCATGGCACCGACCCACACACCACGCACGTGGTTGGAACGATGGGGTACCTCGCCCCGGAGATTGGGCACACCGGCAGGGCATCCAAGGCGTCCGACGTGTTCGCCTTCGGCGTGTTCGTGCTAGAGGTCAGCTGCGGCCGGCGGCCAGTCGCGCAAGATGAGCACGGCGACCACCGCCTGCTGCTGGACTGGGTGCTCCAGCACTGGCGACACGGGACGATCACCGACGCCGTTGACCCTCGCCTCCACGGTGACTTCGCTGTCGAAGAGGCGAACCGGGTGCTGAAGCTGAGCTTGCTGTGCTCGCACCCGTTGCCCGGTGCGCGCCCTGGCATTCGGCAGATCGTGCAGTTCTTGGATGGCAGTATGCCGCTCCCGGAGCTGTCGGAAACTCACTTATTAAGCTTCGACTTGCAGGCTCTGATGCAAAACCAGGCGTTGAAGTCGCACTCTTCGTCATCTGCCGTAGCTGGCAATATCTCTGACATCCCTGCACCAAGATGA
- the LOC8075181 gene encoding membrane steroid-binding protein 1, which yields MAMAAEWWDAATAAVAAYTGMTPAAFFTAVAVAAALYVAISGLLARPAQTSSTRQEVAAAEEEERAFEPLPPPVQLGEVTEEELRAYDGSDPNKPLLMAIKGQIYDVTQSRIFYGPGGPYALFAGRDASRALAKMSFEASDLTGDISGLGPFEVEALQEWEHKFKSKYVTVGIIKKTVPLSEGDDTARNAVTTERDIDASTTESNNVPEPNETGITDQGSVAEKIAESPDVDVNTSSHEDTEEKAKELPDSDVTNTIGQVDAVEKPEGTPNAVVKNRRSIEDAVEPKETPQVVDGKDTCEPEGATVKPEEAADAIELKNTTSHEDAKQPKEIRNEDEKDVTSYQHGEENPKETSDVEVNNA from the exons ATGGCGATGGCGGCGGAGTGGTGGGATGCGGCGACGGCGGCCGTCGCGGCGTACACTGGGATGACTCCTGCGGCGTTCTTCACGGCCGTGGCGGTGGCCGCGGCGCTGTACGTCGCGATTTCAGGACTGCTCGCGCGGCCGGCGCAGACGTCGTCgacgaggcaggaggtggcggcggcggaggaggaggagagggcgTTCGAACCACTGCCGCCGCCGGTGCAGCTCGGCGAGGTGACGGAGGAGGAGCTGCGAGCTTACGATGGGTCCGACCCCAACAAACCGCTGCTCATGGCCATCAAGGGCCAAATCTACGACGTCACGCAGAGCAG GATATTTTATGGACCTGGTGGCCCGTACGCATTGTTCGCTGGCAGAGACGCGAGTAGGGCTTTGGCAAAGATGTCGTTTGAAGCAAGTGACTTAACTGGTGACATTTCGGGGTTAGGTCCGTTCGAGGTCGAGGCCTTGCAAGAATGGGAGCACAAATTCAAGAGCAAGTATGTTACAGTTGGAATAATCAAGAAGACTGTTCCACTCTCAGAGGGAGATGATACTGCAAGGAACGCTGTGACAACTGAAAGAGACATAGACGCTAGTACTACCGAAAGCAACAATGTGCCAGAACCAAATGAAACTGGAATAACAGACCAAGGGAGTGTAGCAGAGAAGATAGCGGAATCACCTGATGTCGACGTTAACACAAGCAGCCATGAAGATACAGAGGAGAAGGCAAAGGAATTGCCAGATTCAGATGTGACAAATACAATCGGCCAAGTTGATGCAGTGGAGAAGCCAGAGGGAACACCAAACGCAGTTGTAAAGAACAGGAGAAGCATTGAAGATGCCGTTGAGCCAAAGGAAACACCTCAGGTAGTAGATGGGAAAGATACATGTGAACCTGAAGGTGCAACAGTGAAGCCAGAAGAAGCAGCAGATGCCATAGAATTAAAGAACACAACCAGTCATGAAGATGCTAAGCAACCAAAGGAAATACGGAATGAAGATGAAAAGGATGTAACCAGCTATCAACATGGTGAGGAGAACCCAAAAGAAACTTCAGATGTAGAGGTTAATAATGCATAG
- the LOC8075183 gene encoding transcription termination factor MTERF8, chloroplastic — translation MLRLGHHLLSSIRTASPRHRCLLSTATTATSRVRFVAEEYLVTTCGLTPAQAGRASKNLTHLKSPVQPDAVLAFLAGVGLAKDDIAAGIARYPRLLCSKVDKTLTPRFAQLISIGLSPPQISRLMAIVPNIFGAPKMISHLQFYLSFMGSFDLLHSAIKINRILLGRSLENVVKPNIAFLQQCGLTASNSLEFPILISMKPENVRERVACAEKLGVPRNTGMFKSALWAVCCVGPNSIGAKMDVMKATLGCSEAELASVVRKFPQILRISEGKLSSTMKFLKVDVGLKVQYILGRPAILGYSMQRRLMPRHYFIKILKAKGLVKENIDFYNTVCLTEKRFVQKFIDPYNKSTAGLADAYATACAGKIPHEDEVHLQQHARDTEKQRQR, via the coding sequence ATGCTGCGCCTTGGACATCATCTCCTGTCCTCCATCCGCACGGCCTCGCCTCGCCACCGCTGCCTCCTCTCCACCGCTACCACCGCCACTTCCCGCGTCCGATTCGTCGCTGAAGAATACCTGGTCACCACCTGCGGGCTCACCCCAGCGCAAGCGGGCAGGGCCTCCAAGAACCTCACCCACCTCAAGTCCCCGGTCCAACCCGACGCTGTCCTCGCCTTTCTCGCAGGCGTCGGCCTCGCCAAAGACGACATCGCCGCTGGAATCGCCAGGTACCCGCGGCTCCTCTGCTCCAAGGTGGACAAAACCCTAACCCCTCGCTTCGCTCAGCTCATCAGCATTGGGCTATCCCCTCCCCAAATCTCCCGCCTCATGGCCATCGTCCCCAACATCTTCGGCGCTCCCAAAATGATTTCCCACCTCCAGTTCTATCTCTCCTTCATGGGTAGCTTCGATCTGCTGCACTCCGCCATCAAGATCAATCGGATCCTCCTCGGTCGGAGCCTTGAGAATGTGGTCAAGCCTAACATAGCATTCCTACAGCAGTGCGGTCTAACTGCCTCTAACAGTTTAGAGTTCCCAATACTGATATCCATGAAGCCCGAGAATGTCAGGGAAAGGGTGGCATGTGCTGAGAAGCTTGGTGTGCCGCGCAATACAGGGATGTTCAAGAGTGCCTTGTGGGCCGTTTGTTGCGTTGGTCCCAACTCCATTGGTGCAAAAATGGATGTCATGAAGGCGACTCTTGGATGCTCAGAGGCAGAGCTGGCTTCTGTGGTGCGCAAGTTTCCCCAAATTCTGAGGATATCAGAAGGCAAGCTGAGTAGCACAATGAAGTTCCTGAAGGTGGATGTTGGGTTGAAGGTTCAGTACATCTTGGGTAGGCCAGCAATACTGGGCTATAGCATGCAGAGGCGGCTGATGCCCAGGCATTATTTCATCAAGATTCTGAAGGCGAAGGGGCTTGTGAAGGAAAACATTGACTTTTATAATACTGTTTGTTTAACTGAGAAGAGATTTGTCCAGAAGTTTATTGATCCTTACAACAAGAGTACTGCAGGGCTTGCAGATGCTTATGCTACTGCTTGTGCTGGGAAAATACCTCATGAAGATGAGGTGCATTTGCAGCAGCATGCTAGGGATACTGAGAAGCAAAGGCAAAGATAG
- the LOC8078900 gene encoding E3 ubiquitin-protein ligase ATL31, producing MLRSQPSQPGLARLPGPLASAVCCTAGCRAERTPMPRHGHALLAALLASAVAAASAQPSYDGYGQQEHVSTAMIALLAAVVAVFVFIAFFTVYLRHCTGYGARSADGDDRAMRNFDAFISRSRRQRRPRGLDAEVVEAFPTMKYAEAKALRVGKQGGGALECAVCLSEFEDEERLTLLPKCSHAFHPDCIGEWLASHVTCPVCRCNLDPNKQDTSSDEELGSFPPIPVASSISSETALSGQGPLPVAVVIDVITEAEEEVRRQEALELQQIGTQRRAVRSRSGRKPAPTQLARSHSTGHSLAVRLDRDLERFTLRLPEHVRREMVAAGEHHSMQLRRGRRAGEGSSRGGRSAPLGRPGRWQSLLAGTFSGKLSFFSASRRITVSSELGEVSSSSSTRGRGKRVAAVDAADVPAIGSVRLDRIGGSGGSGAKAGAASREVAAAADEEKKAAATQQVPT from the coding sequence ATGCTGCGCAGTCAGCCTAGTCAACCCGGTCTCGCGCGTCTCCCGGGCCCTCTCGCCTCTGCAGTCTGCTGCACTGCCGGCTGCCGCGCGGAAAGGACGCCCATGCCTCGCCACGGCCATGCGCTGCTCGCCGCGCTCCTCGCGTCCGCGGTCGCCGCGGCGAGCGCGCAGCCGAGCTACGATGGCTACGGCCAGCAGGAGCACGTCAGCACGGCCATGATCGCGCTCCTGGCCGCCGTCGTCGCGGTGTTCGTCTTCATCGCCTTCTTCACCGTCTACCTCCGCCACTGCACCGGCTACGGGGCCAGGTCAGCCGACGGCGACGACCGCGCCATGCGCAATTTCGACGCCTTCATCTCGCGGTCGAGGAGGCAGCGGCGGCCGCGCGGGCTCGACGCCGAGGTGGTTGAGGCTTTCCCCACCATGAAGTACGCCGAGGCCAAGGCGCTCCGGGTCGGCAAGCAGGGCGGCGGCGCGCTGGAGTGCGCGGTGTGCCTCAGCGAGTTCGAGGACGAGGAGCGGCTCACGCTCCTGCCCAAGTGCAGCCACGCCTTCCACCCGGACTGCATCGGCGAGTGGCTCGCCAGCCACGTCACCTGCCCCGTCTGCCGCTGCAACCTCGACCCAAACAAGCAGGATACCAGTAGCGACGAGGAGCTCGGCAGTTTCCCTCCGATTCCAGTGGCGAGCAGCATCTCCAGCGAAACTGCGTTGTCAGGGCAGGGACCGCTACCAGTGGCCGTGGTGATCGATGTGATCACCGAGGCGGAGGAAGAGGTGCGGAGGCAGGAGGCACTGGAGCTGCAGCAGATAGGGACGCAGCGGCGAGCCGTGCGGTCGCGGTCGGGGCGCAAGCCGGCTCCGACGCAGCTCGCTCGGTCGCACTCTACGGGCCACTCCCTCGCCGTCCGGCTCGACCGCGACCTGGAGCGGTTCACGCTCCGGCTGCCGGAGCACGTGCGCAGGGAGATGGTCGCCGCGGGCGAGCACCACAGCATGCAATTGCGTCGCGGGCGAAGAGCCGGGGAAGGAAGCAGCCGCGGCGGCCGAAGCGCACCTCTCGGCCGGCCGGGCAGATGGCAGTCGCTTCTGGCGGGGACGTTCTCCGGGAAGCTGTCCTTCTTTTCGGCGTCCAGGAGGATAACGGTTAGCTCCGAGCTGGGAGAAGTGTCGTCCTCGTCGTCCACGAGGGGGAGAGGGAAGCGCGTGGCCGCCGTTGATGCCGCCGACGTTCCAGCTATAGGGAGCGTTCGCCTTGACCGCATCGGAGGCAGCGGCGGGTCCGGTGCAAAAGCTGGCGCTGCGTCGCGCGAGGTGGCGGCAGCGGCGGACGAGGAGAAGAAGGCAGCAGCTACGCAGCAGGTTCCCACGTAG